In Hippoglossus stenolepis isolate QCI-W04-F060 chromosome 13, HSTE1.2, whole genome shotgun sequence, a single genomic region encodes these proteins:
- the klhl23 gene encoding kelch-like protein 23 produces MRDTMSHKEGDIYTYDFTDGDHPSQLLDALRHFYVSGLFTDVSLQCGDSGAQVFHCHKALLSARSSYFKVMFTADMRERTDSSITLTGLRAEVLGALVNYVYTAQVRITESNVQSLLEAADLLQFIPVKQACEEFLIRLLDVDNCLGMHAFAQLHLCPALEREARRVMLSRFPELVLQEEFLELDHERMRAVVAAQSLTVQRDEVLIDAVVKWVTHDLDNRVHHTVDLLHSIQLDLDEIYFKASLEVHRQGLLSSDGKFKSMITKALRSNNGKELCASRKMSSSMYIIGGYYWHPLCEVHFWDPVSDTWVQGKAMPDHERESYSISSLGANIYVTGGYRTNTVEALDAVSIYNCDYDEWTEGCSMITARYYHCSVALHGCIYAIGGYRGGAPERETEFYDPLKKKWLPVAKMIQGVGNATACVMEDKIYVTGGHYGYRGSCTYEKIQVYKPEVNEWSIITISPHPEYGLCSVPLNNKLYLVGGQTTIADCYDPEKDEWRPISVMKERRMECGAVVINGCIYVTGGYSYSKGTYLQSIEKYDPELDTWEIVGTLPSPARSHGCVCVHSV; encoded by the exons ATGAGAG acacCATGTCACACAAAGAAGGCGACATCTACACATACGACTTCACTGATGGAGATCATCCGTCGCAGCTCCTGGACGCACTCAGGCACTTCTACGTCAGCGGCCTCTTCACGGACGTCTCCCTCCAGTGCGGTGACTCCGGGGCGCAGGTGTTCCACTGCCACAAGGCGCTGCTGTCGGCCCGCAGCTCCTATTTTAAAGTCATGTTCACGGCTGACATGAGGGAGAGGACCGACAGCAGCATCACCCTGACCGGGCTGCGCGCCGAGGTCCTGGGCGCCCTGGTGAACTACGTGTACACGGCTCAGGTGCGCATCACCGAGAGCAACGTGCAGAGCCTGCTGGAGGCCGCGGACCTCCTGCAGTTCATCCCTGTCAAACAAGCGTGCGAGGAGTTCCTCATCCGCCTCCTGGACGTGGACAACTGCCTGGGGATGCACGCCTTCGCACAGCTGCACCTGTGTCCCGCACTGGAGAGGGAGGCCAGGAGAGTGATGCTGAGCAGGTTCCCAGAGCTCGTGCTGCAGGAGGAGTTCCTGGAGCTGGACCATGAGAGGATGAGGGCGGTGGTGGCCGCACAGAGCCTCACTGTGCAGAGGGATGAGGTCCTGATAGATGCTGTGGTCAAGTGGGTGACCCATGATTTGGATAACCGCGTTCACCATACTGTAGACCTGCTGCACTCCATCCAACTGGACCTGGATGAGATTTATTTCAAAGCGTCTCTAGAGGTGCACAGGCAGGGCTTGCTGAGCAGTGATGGGAAATTTAAATCTATGATAACTAAGGCGTTAAGGTCCAATAATGGCAAGGAGTTGTGTGCAAGTAGAAAAATGTCTTCCAGCATGTATATCATCGGTGGATACTACTGGCACCCACTGTGTGAGGTCCACTTCTGGGATCCTGTCAGTGACACATGGGTGCAAGGGAAAGCAATGCCTGACCACGAAAGAGAGAGTTACAGCATCAGCTCACTGGGAGCAAATATATATGTGACGGGAGGTTACAGGACAAACACGGTTGAGGCCCTGGACGCTGTTTCGATTTATAACTGCGACTATGACGAATGGACCGAGGGTTGCTCCATGATCACAGCGAGGTACTACCACTGTTCCGTGGCGTTGCATGGCTGTATTTACGCCATCGGAGGCTACAGAGGAGGAGCTCCGGAGCGAGAGACTGAATTTTATGAccctttgaaaaagaaatggcTTCCAGTGGCCAAAATGATCCAAG GTGTTGGAAATGCCACTGCCTGTGTAATGGAGGACAAAATCTATGTTACCGGAGGCCACTATGGCTACAGAGGAAGCTGCACCTATGAAAAAATCCAGGTCTACAAGCCAGAGGTCAATGAGTGGAGCATCATTACAATAAGTCCCCATCCAG AATACGGGCTGTGCTCTGTGCCTCTCAACAACAAGCTGTATTTGGTGGGCGGACAGACGACGATCGCCGACTGCTACGACCCGGAGAAAGACGAGTGGAGGCCAATATCagtgatgaaggagaggaggatggagtgTGGGGCCGTAGTAATAAATGGATGTATTTATGTAACAGGGGGATATTCCTACTCAAAGGGGACTTATCTGCAGAGCATCGAGAAGTACGACCCTGAGCTGGACACATGGGAGATAGTGGGGACTCTTCCTAGCCCAGCCAGATcacatggatgtgtgtgtgttcacagcgTGTAA
- the ssb gene encoding lupus La protein — MAEKQEMSSIELKVARQVEYYFGDHNLPRDKFLKEQLQQDEGWVPLETMLKFNRLKTLTTDSSVIVAALEKSKTGLLEINEDKTKIRRSTDKPLPELNDEYKDAVKHKSVYIKGFPLETSLDEIQEWLNAKGDIENIQMRRNLQRQFKGSVFICFNTEESSKQFLERSDIKSFKDNEMLVLSREDYHAKKAEERKQFKQETKAKAKQDKEQLQKNTEDKEMGLLLDEQTGCLLKFKGELEDVSREDFHELFSGHGKIKWVDFTRGAKEGTLLFDGNAKEAFDKAKEANKGELKIKNNSVTWQVLEGDEEKDELKKIIEAQQESYSRSRGRGGRGRSGGRGGRGGRRGRGGRDQSRGRYQGKKTKFDSGDEDDAPAAPKREREDTDGPAAKVAKTENGS; from the exons ATGGCAGAAAAGCAAGAGATGTCTTCAATTGAATTGAAAGTGGCACGACAAGTAGAG TACTACTTTGGAGATCACAATCTTCCCAGGGACAAGTTTCTGAAAGAACAACTGCAGCAGGATGAAGGCTGGGTGCCTTTGGAGACGATGCTTAAATTCAACAG ACTGAAGACTTTAACTACCGACAGCAGCGTCATTGTTGCAGCTCTTGAGAAATCCAAGACCGGCCTCTTGGAAATCAATGAAGACAAGACAAAAATCAGGAGGTCTACAGATAAACCCTTACCTGAACTGAACGATGAATACAAAGACGCCGTTAAACACAAATCTGTGTACATT AAAGGTTTTCCTCTTGAAACCTCTCTCGATGAGATTCAGGAGTGGTTGAATGCAAAAGGCGACAtagaaaatattcaaatgaggAGAAACCTGCAGAGGCAGTTCAAG GGATCAGTGTTCATCTGTTTTAACACAGAAGAGTCATCCAAGCAGTTCCTTGAACGTTCAGACATAAAATCATTCAAGGACAATGAGATGCTTGTGTTATCAAG GGAAGACTACCATGCAAAGAAGGCTGAAGAGCGAAAACAGTTCAAACAAGAGACAAAGGCAAAAGCAAAACA agACAAGGAGCAACTGCAGAAAAATACAGAAGATAAAGAAATG GGTCTGCTCCTGGACGAACAGACAGGGTGCTTGTTGAAGTTCAAAGGGGAGCTCGAAGATGTTTCCCGAGAGGACTTTCATGAATTGTTCTCAGGGCACGGAAAGATAAAGTGGGTTGACTTCACACGAGGAGCTAAAGAG GGTACCCTCCTTTTCGATGGAAACGCAAAGGAGGCGTTTGACAAGGCCAAGGAGGCAAACAAAGGAGAGCTAAAAATCAAGAACAACAGCGTTACATGGCAGGTGCTTGAGGGAGACGAGGAGAAAGACGAGCTGAAGAAGATCATCGAAGCTCAACAAGAATCTTACAGCAGGTCCAGGGGTAGAG GTGGTAGAGGAAGATCAGgcggcagaggaggaagaggaggacgaaggGGAAGAGGTGGAAGGGATCAAAGCAGAGGTCGGTACCAAGGCAAAAAGACGAAATTTGATAGTGGTGATGAAGACGATG CACCCGCTGCCCCAAAGAGAGAACGAGAAGATACAGACGGTCCTGCAGCAAAGGTCGCCAAAACTGAAAACGGATCTTAG
- the mettl5 gene encoding rRNA N6-adenosine-methyltransferase METTL5, producing MKLKELESCLQQVDGFDEPKILLEQYPTSPHIAACMLYTIQNTFEDIEGRLVADLGCGCGVLSIGAAMLDAGLCVGFDIDEDALEIFRRNAEEFEISNVDLVQCDLCSLDPDAYASKFDTVIMNPPFGTKHNQGMDMKFLKAALTMAKTAVYSLHKTTTREHIQKKAKDWGVKMEVIAELRYDLPASYKFHKKKSVDIQVDFLRFSKA from the exons ATGAAACTGAAAGAGTTGGAGAGCTGTCTTCAGCAGGTGGACGGGTTTGACGAACCAAAGATCCTTCTCGAGCAGTATCCAACCAGTCCTCATATTGCAG CATGCATGCTTTACACTATCCAGAACACATTTGAGGACATTGAGGGCAGACTGGTGGCAGATCTGGGATGTGGCTGTGGTGTCCTCAGCATCGGAGCTGCGATGCTAGATGCAGG tttgtgCGTTGGCTTCGACATTGACGAGGATGCACTGGAAATATTCAGAAGAAATGCAGAGGAATTTGAGATTTCCAACGTGGATCTGGTCCAGTGTGATCTCTGCTCTCTGGACCCAGATGCTTACGCCTCAAAGTTTGACACCGTAATAATGAATCCACCGTTTGGGACAAAACACAACCAAG GGATGGACATGAAGTTCCTAAAGGCTGCTTTAACAATGGCAAAGACAGCAGTGTACTCACttcataaaacaacaacacgaGAA CACATACAAAAGAAGGCTAAGGACTGGGGAGTTAAGATGGAAGTAATCGCAG agCTGAGATATGACTTGCCAGCATCTTATAAGTTCCACAAAAAGAAATCG GTCGACATCCAGGTGGATTTCCTTCGATTCTCCAAAGCCTGA